The following proteins come from a genomic window of Nostoc sp. TCL26-01:
- a CDS encoding serine/threonine-protein kinase: protein MELLHQPGDIIQQRYRILEILGQGGVGITYAAEDLESGDSVALKALSFRRMSEWKKIELFEREAKILSQLHHPAIPRYLDYFQVDTGSDRFFYIAQQLAPGKSLATLIENGWQPPEKQVRHIATQVLEILIYLQSLKPPVIHRDIKPQNIILNFSPTAKDRGDIFLVDFGAVQDTYHNTVTGGSTVVGTYGYMAPEQFRGQAVLATDLYGLGTTLLFLLTGKSPADLPQRHLKIDFRPHVRISPDFAHWLDVMLEPVSDDRFPSANLALAVLRGEKQIQDVISHFSLTRPQRPKNSSIIFHKTEAELTIEIPPKQLRNYASWFIPIILLLGNGLFLLTFWILFFEYLSVLNLFGFIFMSFFFYTYLFVILPMIADFVLSPIAKTRIKINQNGFWLKRWLLGWSFQNCHEYVLDIQRVVAKPMQPITVSVFNKTLRKYRFASLLSTSEKKWIAWEIMAFLDKLS, encoded by the coding sequence ATGGAATTGCTACATCAACCAGGAGACATAATTCAACAACGCTACCGCATCTTAGAAATTTTGGGACAAGGTGGGGTAGGTATTACGTATGCAGCCGAAGATTTAGAGAGTGGCGATTCCGTAGCGCTGAAAGCTTTGTCATTCCGGCGGATGAGTGAGTGGAAAAAAATAGAATTGTTTGAAAGAGAAGCAAAAATTCTCTCCCAACTCCATCATCCAGCAATTCCTCGCTATCTCGATTATTTTCAAGTAGACACAGGCTCTGACAGATTCTTTTATATTGCTCAACAACTTGCGCCAGGTAAATCTCTAGCGACATTAATAGAAAATGGTTGGCAACCCCCAGAAAAACAAGTTCGACACATCGCCACACAAGTTTTAGAAATTCTGATTTACTTACAATCCCTCAAACCCCCAGTTATTCACCGCGATATTAAGCCCCAGAATATTATCCTCAACTTTTCCCCAACAGCAAAAGATCGGGGAGATATATTTTTAGTAGATTTTGGCGCAGTACAAGATACCTATCACAATACAGTCACAGGTGGCAGCACAGTAGTAGGAACCTACGGCTATATGGCTCCCGAACAGTTTCGTGGACAAGCTGTGTTAGCAACAGATTTATATGGCTTGGGAACTACACTACTTTTCTTGCTGACGGGAAAATCCCCAGCAGATTTACCACAGCGCCATCTCAAAATAGATTTCCGTCCCCATGTTCGCATTTCCCCAGATTTTGCTCACTGGTTGGACGTTATGCTGGAGCCAGTTAGTGATGACAGATTTCCCTCAGCTAATTTAGCCTTAGCTGTACTGCGAGGTGAAAAACAGATTCAAGATGTTATATCCCATTTTTCTTTAACAAGACCCCAGCGACCAAAAAACAGTTCTATTATCTTTCATAAAACCGAAGCAGAATTAACTATAGAAATTCCTCCCAAGCAATTACGTAACTATGCTAGTTGGTTTATTCCCATTATTCTCTTGTTAGGAAATGGATTATTTTTACTCACTTTCTGGATATTATTTTTTGAATACTTATCTGTTCTTAATTTATTTGGATTTATTTTTATGTCCTTTTTTTTCTACACCTATTTATTCGTAATTTTGCCAATGATTGCCGATTTTGTCCTCAGTCCTATTGCAAAAACTAGAATTAAAATTAACCAAAATGGATTTTGGTTAAAGCGTTGGTTGTTAGGTTGGTCTTTTCAAAATTGTCATGAATATGTATTAGATATTCAGCGTGTTGTTGCCAAGCCTATGCAGCCAATTACGGTTTCGGTATTTAATAAAACACTCAGAAAATATCGCTTTGCTTCATTATTAAGCACATCTGAAAAAAAATGGATAGCTTGGGAAATTATGGCATTTTTAGATAAATTGTCCTAA
- a CDS encoding NADPH-dependent FMN reductase gives MSFKTVVFYGSYRSDRQGIKAATFMIDQLRQRNHEVIFADAKEYDFGILDRMYKEYGKGQAPAKMAELAEHIRTADGFVVVAGEYNHSIQPGLSNLMDHYLEEYFFRPAGIVSYSVSSFGGVRAAIQLRAFLSEMGMPTISSIFAISKIADSLDEAGVSQEAALTKRVSQFLDELEWYEEALQRQRKEKGSPF, from the coding sequence ATGAGCTTTAAAACAGTAGTCTTCTATGGTTCCTACAGGAGCGATCGCCAGGGCATCAAAGCTGCTACATTCATGATTGATCAGCTTAGGCAAAGAAACCATGAGGTAATTTTTGCCGATGCAAAGGAGTATGACTTTGGTATCTTAGACCGGATGTATAAAGAATATGGCAAAGGTCAGGCTCCTGCAAAGATGGCAGAACTGGCAGAGCATATCCGAACAGCAGATGGTTTTGTAGTTGTTGCGGGAGAATATAACCATTCTATTCAGCCAGGATTAAGCAATCTCATGGATCACTATTTAGAAGAATACTTTTTCCGTCCGGCTGGGATTGTTTCTTACTCAGTTAGTAGCTTTGGCGGAGTCCGAGCAGCCATCCAATTACGCGCTTTTCTGTCAGAAATGGGAATGCCTACTATTTCCAGCATTTTTGCTATTTCCAAAATTGCGGACTCTTTAGATGAAGCAGGTGTTTCACAGGAAGCAGCTTTGACTAAGAGAGTCAGTCAATTTTTGGATGAATTAGAGTGGTACGAAGAAGCATTGCAACGGCAAAGAAAAGAAAAAGGAAGTCCCTTCTAA
- the rplT gene encoding 50S ribosomal protein L20, producing the protein MTRVKRGNVARKRRNKILKLAKGFRGSHSTLFRTANQQVMKALRSAYRDRKKKKRDFRRLWITRINAAARQHGLSYSQLIGNLKKADIQLNRKMLAQLAVLDPASFGKVAQLASQAKG; encoded by the coding sequence ATGACACGGGTAAAACGCGGTAACGTAGCTCGTAAACGCCGCAATAAAATTCTCAAACTAGCTAAAGGTTTTCGTGGTTCTCACTCAACTTTGTTTAGAACCGCCAACCAACAAGTAATGAAGGCCCTCCGCAGCGCTTACCGCGATCGCAAAAAGAAAAAGCGCGATTTTCGCCGTCTGTGGATTACCCGCATTAATGCTGCTGCTAGACAACATGGTTTAAGCTACAGTCAGCTAATCGGTAATTTGAAAAAAGCCGACATCCAACTTAACCGGAAAATGTTGGCACAGTTGGCAGTACTCGATCCTGCTAGCTTCGGCAAAGTGGCACAGTTGGCAAGTCAAGCTAAAGGTTAA
- a CDS encoding tetratricopeptide repeat protein — protein MDNNLAVVYLSVLVGLLTFAVVSVFRQLFKTRKRESALSRLRNKLSKDTGTAQEYYELGCIYSEKKVFAQAIPLFQKALKQAEVEGEESIAPIYNGLGYAYFAQEQYDLAIRQYKEALKLKPDYVVALNNLGHSYERKKLNTQALQMYEEALKFAPNNSTAKRRAESLRRLVSA, from the coding sequence ATGGATAACAATCTCGCTGTTGTGTATCTTTCTGTTTTGGTGGGTTTGCTGACATTTGCAGTTGTGAGTGTTTTCCGCCAGTTGTTCAAAACTCGTAAGCGTGAAAGTGCGTTATCACGATTACGGAATAAGTTGAGTAAAGACACAGGTACAGCTCAAGAATACTACGAACTAGGTTGTATTTATTCTGAGAAAAAAGTGTTTGCTCAGGCTATACCATTATTCCAAAAAGCTCTTAAACAAGCGGAAGTAGAAGGAGAGGAAAGTATTGCTCCTATATACAATGGTTTGGGTTATGCTTATTTTGCTCAAGAGCAGTATGATTTGGCAATTCGTCAGTACAAAGAAGCATTGAAATTAAAACCCGATTATGTAGTAGCTTTAAATAATTTGGGTCATTCCTATGAGCGGAAAAAATTGAATACTCAAGCACTACAAATGTACGAAGAAGCACTCAAATTTGCTCCTAATAATTCCACCGCTAAACGTCGCGCTGAATCCTTACGTCGCTTAGTATCTGCGTGA
- the rpmI gene encoding 50S ribosomal protein L35: MPKLKTRKAAAKRFRATGSGKIVRRKAFKNHLLEHKSSDKKRKFSKMAIVNERDEENVRLMLPYL, translated from the coding sequence ATGCCTAAACTTAAAACACGCAAAGCAGCAGCGAAGCGGTTCCGCGCCACAGGTAGCGGTAAAATCGTCCGTCGCAAAGCTTTCAAAAACCACTTGTTAGAGCATAAAAGCTCTGACAAAAAGCGTAAATTTTCCAAAATGGCAATAGTAAACGAACGCGACGAAGAAAACGTGCGTTTGATGCTTCCTTATTTGTAA
- a CDS encoding caspase family protein, whose amino-acid sequence MSPFGVATSHSTSTLATGEAKLWLLLVGVNQYQDERLPALRYSAVDCQGLAAALNDATQRFPEKAAWVHHDFVSQLPTLAIIRDSLHQVVKAAQPEDTILFYFSGHGMLEANSQQAILCLADTQTDDLLNTGLGLQELLQCLGNSQAETQLVWLDACHSGSLTFTGARSHLTRSSLPNPTPQMVELLHQRAKQSKGFYALLSCDSHQQSWEFPELGHGVFTYYLMRGLRGEAADIQGLIDADGLYRYVYHQTRQYIEQTNQQLRLINQQNRSRGETKVYSEYPMQTPKRIVEGVGEVILGIKPALVASVDSRQALIIEGLATNQTTLALSKLLGTVGRFEIEYWPRANNNQDLHTIISACLQSTELETNHQHQTFATVLLYLRGRLAETEVGEPVLVVGDNIRLSRSWLRQQLRRSPYTQQIIILDCPIHKQSHISLQDWVEDLQLGFEQGQCIIAATSPPENLAQFTQVLHSSLQAAQAEPSLSAATWITQLQLSCTFPLHIWLSGTQGVIEIIPASTGNQPKSTLDLGICPYRGLQAFGEDDVQYFYGRENLTQQLITDLTNKSFIALVGASGSGKSSVVQAGVIAQLRRGQQLIGSEDWWINSLRPGVNPLAALFMCMVDGGTAREQAYQQLQLEGMLYQGVQGFTHWVQQRPEPMVVLVVDQFEELFTLTPSEDRQKFLDIIFGVLELAADKFKLIITLRADFIAACLEIPNLAKLLQQSSVLLPPCLTLEEYRRIILNPAEQVGLTVESELVEVLLQELHHSPGDLPLLEFVLEQLWEYRDNGVITLQAYQQYLGGIKGALEGKAQAVYDSLDSEAQECTRWIFLSLTQLGEGTEDTRRRVLKSELIVKKYPVALVERTLDVLTNAKLVVVNGEWEIRGQGDKSIQNDARGLANAALTKFKIQNGIRGEGENYSIPPSPHLPISPLLTPPVTIEVAHEIIIRYWSTLRWWLEENRSRLRSRRQIEQAAALWQQNDQQADFLLSGVRLAEAEEIYINYTDELSGDVQNFLEACLNERRRQQQKEQNRLKQAQRAIAIISTLGLTAFGLAVLAYQQTQKAQFQEIQALNSLSENFLLSHQQLEALLTSVQAGRELQKISPAIPVNTRMKTANILQQAVYSTQERNRLLHNSWVTSVSFSPDGEIIASGSADNTIKLWQRNGKFITTLTGHSDAVNSVSFSPDGEIIASGSADNTIKLWQRNGKFITTLNGHSQGVNSVNFSPNGKIIASGGSDSTVQLWTREGKLLLTLNGHSQGVNSVSFSPEGDTVASASDDGTIKLWSLDGRLLTTIPAHTQEVRGVSFSRDGQTIASTSADHTVKLWSRNGTLLRTLEGHNGGVWKVIFSPDGQLIATASADKSIMLWSRDGNVLGTFFGHTHEVNSLSFSPDGKILASGSDDNTVRLWNVNRTLPKTFYGHKDSVNYVSFIANGQNIASLGADNTMKIWGLDGKLLKSFTSPIPDVTSISFSSDRQTVALASANQTIQIRNRDGLLLRTLPGHNNWVMSMSFSPDGKILVSGSADKTIKIWALDGRLLNTLTGHNGWVTDVKFSPDSKTIVSASADKTIKLWNLDGKLIKTLQGHSASVWSVNFSPDGKTLASASQDETIKLWNLDGELLYTLPGHNDLVNNVSFSPDGQTIVSASDDGTIKLWNVANGNLLQTLQGHRGAVKTAVFSPNGKTLVSGGQDGTVKLWNLTGIELQTLNLDELLQQGCDRLHNYLTTNPNITTEEYQLCFGE is encoded by the coding sequence ATGTCTCCATTCGGTGTTGCAACTAGTCACTCAACTTCTACCCTAGCGACAGGGGAAGCAAAACTTTGGCTATTGCTAGTAGGAGTTAATCAATACCAAGATGAAAGATTACCTGCATTGCGATACTCGGCGGTTGATTGTCAAGGTTTAGCCGCCGCTTTGAACGATGCAACTCAAAGGTTCCCAGAAAAAGCCGCGTGGGTTCATCATGATTTTGTTTCCCAATTGCCCACACTTGCCATCATCCGAGACAGTTTACATCAAGTTGTGAAAGCAGCTCAACCAGAGGATACAATATTATTTTATTTTTCTGGTCATGGAATGCTGGAAGCAAATTCCCAGCAAGCAATTTTGTGTCTAGCAGATACGCAAACAGATGACTTACTCAACACAGGTTTAGGATTACAAGAACTTTTACAATGTCTGGGAAACAGTCAAGCTGAGACACAGTTAGTTTGGTTGGATGCGTGTCATAGTGGTAGCCTCACATTTACAGGTGCAAGAAGTCACCTGACACGATCATCTCTGCCCAATCCTACACCGCAAATGGTGGAATTATTGCACCAACGAGCAAAACAAAGTAAAGGATTTTACGCTTTACTTTCCTGTGATAGCCATCAACAGTCTTGGGAATTTCCCGAATTAGGACATGGAGTATTTACATATTATTTGATGCGGGGGTTGCGAGGGGAAGCAGCCGATATTCAAGGTTTGATTGATGCTGACGGACTTTACCGCTATGTTTATCACCAGACACGACAGTATATTGAACAAACTAACCAGCAATTACGGCTAATCAATCAACAAAATCGCAGTCGGGGAGAAACTAAGGTTTATTCAGAATATCCCATGCAAACACCCAAGCGGATTGTCGAAGGTGTGGGAGAAGTGATTTTGGGAATCAAACCTGCGTTGGTTGCGTCTGTTGATTCTCGACAAGCTTTAATTATCGAAGGACTGGCGACGAATCAAACTACCCTAGCTTTGAGTAAACTTTTAGGGACTGTGGGTAGATTTGAGATTGAGTATTGGCCGAGAGCTAACAATAACCAAGATTTACATACTATAATTTCAGCCTGTCTACAAAGTACAGAACTAGAGACAAATCATCAACACCAGACTTTTGCCACAGTACTTTTATATTTGCGTGGACGACTAGCAGAAACCGAAGTCGGTGAACCCGTGTTAGTAGTGGGAGACAATATCCGACTGAGTCGTTCTTGGTTAAGACAGCAACTGAGGCGATCGCCATACACCCAACAAATTATCATCCTCGATTGTCCGATTCACAAACAAAGTCATATATCCTTACAAGATTGGGTAGAAGATTTACAACTGGGGTTTGAACAAGGACAATGTATCATCGCGGCAACTTCACCACCAGAAAATCTCGCACAATTCACCCAGGTTTTACACTCCAGCCTACAAGCAGCCCAAGCAGAACCTAGCTTATCAGCCGCAACATGGATTACTCAACTGCAACTATCTTGTACATTTCCCCTACATATCTGGCTATCGGGTACACAAGGCGTAATTGAAATTATTCCTGCGAGTACAGGTAATCAACCAAAATCCACCTTAGATTTGGGTATTTGTCCTTATCGGGGTTTACAAGCCTTTGGGGAAGATGATGTCCAGTATTTTTATGGGAGAGAAAATCTCACTCAGCAACTCATAACAGACTTGACAAATAAGTCATTTATTGCTTTGGTGGGGGCTTCTGGCAGTGGTAAATCTTCCGTAGTGCAAGCTGGTGTCATTGCACAACTGCGACGTGGTCAGCAATTAATCGGGAGTGAAGACTGGTGGATAAATAGCTTGCGTCCTGGTGTCAACCCCTTGGCAGCCTTATTTATGTGCATGGTAGATGGTGGTACTGCTAGAGAACAAGCTTACCAACAGCTGCAACTAGAAGGGATGTTGTATCAAGGGGTACAAGGATTTACTCATTGGGTACAGCAACGACCAGAACCAATGGTAGTTTTGGTAGTAGACCAGTTTGAAGAATTATTCACCCTTACCCCTAGTGAAGATAGACAAAAGTTTTTAGACATTATTTTCGGGGTATTGGAGTTAGCCGCAGACAAGTTTAAATTAATTATTACTTTAAGGGCAGATTTCATCGCTGCTTGTTTAGAAATCCCTAATTTAGCCAAGCTGTTGCAACAGTCGAGTGTGTTGCTACCACCTTGTTTAACCTTAGAAGAATATAGACGGATTATTCTCAATCCCGCCGAACAAGTCGGGTTAACAGTAGAATCAGAATTAGTAGAAGTATTATTACAAGAGTTACACCACTCCCCCGGCGATTTACCGTTACTAGAATTTGTTCTCGAACAGTTATGGGAATATCGAGACAATGGTGTGATTACTTTACAAGCGTACCAGCAATATTTAGGGGGAATTAAAGGTGCATTAGAAGGAAAAGCCCAAGCTGTCTATGATAGTTTAGACAGCGAAGCCCAAGAATGTACTCGCTGGATTTTCTTATCCCTGACACAATTAGGTGAAGGCACAGAAGACACAAGACGACGAGTGTTAAAGTCTGAATTAATTGTCAAAAAATATCCCGTTGCTTTAGTAGAAAGAACATTGGACGTATTGACTAACGCGAAGTTGGTAGTAGTAAATGGGGAGTGGGAAATAAGAGGACAAGGGGACAAATCAATTCAAAATGACGCTCGCGGACTCGCTAACGCTGCGCTAACAAAATTCAAAATTCAAAATGGGATAAGGGGAGAAGGAGAAAATTACTCCATCCCCCCCTCTCCCCATCTCCCTATCTCCCCACTCCTCACTCCCCCAGTCACAATAGAAGTAGCCCACGAAATCATCATCCGCTACTGGTCAACATTGCGCTGGTGGTTGGAAGAGAATCGTAGTAGACTGCGATCGCGTCGTCAAATTGAACAAGCCGCAGCATTATGGCAACAAAATGACCAACAAGCTGACTTTTTATTGTCAGGTGTACGTTTAGCAGAAGCGGAAGAAATTTATATCAACTACACCGATGAGTTGTCTGGTGATGTGCAAAATTTCCTCGAAGCTTGTCTCAACGAAAGACGACGACAGCAGCAAAAGGAACAAAATCGCCTCAAACAAGCACAACGGGCAATAGCTATTATTAGTACTTTGGGGTTAACTGCTTTTGGTCTAGCTGTTCTGGCGTACCAACAAACGCAAAAAGCCCAATTCCAAGAAATTCAAGCCCTAAATTCTCTCTCAGAAAACTTTCTCCTCTCTCACCAACAATTAGAAGCACTTTTAACTAGTGTTCAAGCTGGAAGGGAATTACAAAAAATTAGTCCCGCAATTCCCGTCAATACCCGCATGAAGACGGCAAATATTCTGCAACAAGCTGTTTATAGCACCCAAGAACGCAACCGATTGTTACACAACTCTTGGGTGACAAGTGTAAGTTTTTCTCCCGATGGTGAGATTATCGCCTCTGGGAGTGCAGACAACACGATCAAACTTTGGCAACGCAACGGTAAATTTATCACCACTCTTACAGGTCATAGTGATGCAGTCAACAGTGTCAGTTTCTCCCCTGATGGAGAAATTATCGCCTCTGGGAGTGCAGACAACACCATCAAACTTTGGCAACGCAACGGTAAATTTATCACCACTCTCAATGGACATAGCCAAGGTGTGAATAGTGTCAATTTTTCCCCCAATGGTAAAATTATTGCCTCTGGGGGTAGTGATAGTACTGTGCAGCTTTGGACTCGTGAAGGCAAGTTACTCTTAACTTTGAACGGACATAGCCAAGGTGTAAATAGTGTCAGCTTTTCCCCAGAGGGTGATACAGTTGCCTCCGCCAGTGATGACGGGACAATTAAACTCTGGAGTTTAGACGGTCGCTTACTCACAACTATCCCTGCGCATACTCAAGAAGTCAGGGGTGTGAGTTTTAGTCGTGATGGACAAACAATTGCTTCTACTAGCGCTGATCATACCGTGAAACTTTGGAGTCGTAACGGAACTTTACTGCGAACCTTAGAGGGACATAACGGAGGCGTATGGAAAGTCATTTTTTCACCCGATGGTCAGTTAATTGCTACCGCCAGCGCTGATAAAAGTATTATGTTATGGTCGCGTGATGGCAATGTGCTAGGAACTTTTTTTGGACATACTCATGAAGTCAACAGTTTGAGTTTTAGTCCTGATGGCAAAATTTTAGCTTCCGGTAGTGATGATAATACCGTCAGATTGTGGAACGTGAATAGGACACTACCAAAAACTTTTTATGGGCATAAGGATAGTGTTAATTATGTGAGTTTCATCGCTAATGGTCAAAATATTGCCTCTCTGGGCGCTGATAATACAATGAAAATCTGGGGTTTAGATGGGAAATTACTGAAAAGTTTCACATCTCCCATTCCTGATGTTACCAGTATCAGCTTCTCTAGCGATCGCCAAACCGTCGCCTTGGCTAGTGCTAACCAAACTATCCAAATTCGCAACCGTGACGGTTTGTTACTCCGTACCCTACCAGGACATAATAATTGGGTCATGAGTATGAGCTTCAGTCCCGATGGTAAGATTTTAGTCTCTGGGAGTGCTGACAAAACCATCAAAATCTGGGCTTTAGATGGTCGGCTACTCAACACCCTGACAGGACATAATGGTTGGGTAACTGATGTAAAATTTAGTCCAGATAGTAAAACTATCGTCTCTGCCAGTGCTGACAAAACCATCAAACTTTGGAACTTGGATGGGAAACTCATCAAGACGCTGCAAGGACACAGTGCAAGTGTTTGGAGTGTAAATTTCTCCCCTGATGGCAAAACCCTAGCTTCAGCCAGTCAAGATGAAACCATCAAACTTTGGAATTTAGACGGTGAATTACTCTACACCCTCCCAGGACATAATGATTTAGTTAACAACGTCAGTTTTTCTCCCGATGGTCAAACCATTGTTTCAGCTAGCGATGACGGCACAATTAAATTATGGAATGTTGCCAACGGTAACTTGTTGCAAACCTTGCAAGGACATCGCGGTGCTGTCAAAACCGCCGTTTTTAGTCCTAATGGAAAAACCCTGGTGTCTGGTGGACAAGATGGGACAGTTAAACTGTGGAATCTGACAGGAATAGAACTACAAACCTTGAATTTAGATGAATTGTTGCAGCAAGGTTGCGATCGCTTACACAATTATCTCACAACCAACCCTAATATTACCACAGAAGAATACCAACTTTGTTTCGGTGAATAA
- a CDS encoding multidrug efflux SMR transporter yields MSTSLIYLLVAIIFEVSGTTCMKLSDGFNKLMPSILIFVFYGLCFTFQTLSLQKIDISIAYSVWSGLGTTLIAGIGMIWFQESMTFVKFISMLLIIVGVIGINSGK; encoded by the coding sequence ATGTCAACAAGTTTGATTTACTTGCTTGTAGCAATCATTTTTGAAGTTTCTGGGACAACCTGCATGAAACTATCAGATGGTTTTAATAAATTAATGCCTTCGATTTTAATATTTGTATTTTATGGACTTTGTTTTACTTTTCAGACGCTATCACTACAAAAAATTGATATCAGTATTGCTTATTCTGTTTGGTCAGGCTTAGGTACAACTTTAATTGCTGGGATAGGGATGATTTGGTTTCAAGAATCGATGACATTTGTGAAATTTATTTCCATGCTGTTAATTATTGTTGGCGTAATTGGCATAAATTCAGGTAAATAG
- a CDS encoding transporter substrate-binding domain-containing protein, translating into MNNGCNRRQIITRLHLVLSATVICICCFLFLKTEFAASAAQMSEIKRQGYLTVAVKDNLPLLGFKDTSGKLQGLEIDLAQQLAADLLGKANAVKLQPVNNRDRLSVVFNHKVDIAIARVTATESRARLVSFSVPYYMDGTFLVTKDAGIQQLDDLAKRKIAVLNHSSTISEVRYYIPNADLVGVDSYQAAQAAIENNQVAAFAADASVLSGWVRENPQYRLLPTKLSTAPLSVVMPKGLQYDEMRREVNEAIARYIAQGWLNERIKYWGLVISH; encoded by the coding sequence ATGAATAACGGATGTAACAGACGGCAAATAATCACTCGGTTACATCTGGTATTATCCGCCACTGTGATTTGTATTTGCTGTTTTTTGTTTTTAAAAACAGAATTCGCGGCATCTGCTGCACAAATGTCAGAAATTAAACGCCAAGGTTATCTAACTGTAGCGGTTAAAGACAACTTGCCCCTTTTAGGATTTAAAGATACTAGTGGCAAGTTACAGGGGTTAGAAATCGATTTAGCACAACAACTAGCAGCAGATTTGTTAGGGAAAGCCAACGCTGTTAAGTTACAACCTGTAAATAACCGCGATCGCTTATCTGTAGTATTTAATCACAAAGTAGATATAGCGATCGCCAGAGTCACAGCTACAGAGTCTCGCGCTCGTTTGGTCAGTTTTAGCGTCCCCTATTATATGGATGGGACTTTTTTAGTCACTAAAGATGCTGGTATACAGCAGTTAGATGATTTAGCAAAACGGAAAATTGCTGTACTCAACCACTCCAGCACAATATCGGAAGTCCGCTACTACATACCCAATGCCGACTTAGTAGGAGTCGATTCTTACCAAGCAGCACAAGCAGCCATAGAAAACAATCAAGTCGCCGCTTTCGCCGCCGATGCTAGCGTTCTTAGCGGTTGGGTGCGAGAAAACCCCCAATATCGACTACTGCCAACGAAACTATCCACAGCACCCCTATCTGTAGTCATGCCCAAAGGATTGCAGTACGATGAGATGAGGAGAGAAGTTAACGAAGCGATCGCTCGTTACATTGCTCAAGGTTGGTTAAATGAACGTATCAAGTATTGGGGATTAGTCATTAGTCATTAG
- a CDS encoding helix-turn-helix domain-containing protein: MSKSVFTERYNRFRQLLIKARQASKLTQAELSTKLSRPQSYVSKYERGERRLDLIEFLEIVEALQVEPETFIKKLLEEKEEN, from the coding sequence GTGTCTAAATCTGTCTTTACAGAAAGATATAATCGATTTCGCCAATTGCTCATCAAAGCTCGCCAAGCATCCAAGCTTACTCAAGCTGAACTATCTACAAAGCTTTCGCGTCCGCAGTCATACGTATCAAAGTATGAACGTGGTGAACGCCGTTTGGATTTAATTGAATTCCTGGAAATAGTAGAAGCACTTCAGGTTGAGCCGGAAACATTTATAAAAAAATTGCTTGAAGAAAAAGAGGAGAATTAA
- a CDS encoding Hsp20/alpha crystallin family protein, which yields MTMARWNPWQDLNTLQRQINQLFEEDMQPSTLLERGLTRVPAAELQETAEAIHLRLEIPGVDAKDVDLQVTDKAVYISGERKSTTKTEEKGVFKSEFHYGKFQRVIPLPTRIQNTNVKAEYKDGILNLLLPKAEDEKHKVVKINLESVG from the coding sequence ATGACAATGGCACGTTGGAATCCTTGGCAAGATTTAAATACTCTGCAACGTCAAATTAATCAGTTATTTGAGGAAGATATGCAACCTTCTACATTATTAGAAAGAGGCTTAACTAGAGTTCCGGCTGCTGAATTGCAAGAAACCGCAGAAGCAATTCACCTCAGACTGGAAATTCCTGGAGTTGATGCTAAAGACGTTGATTTACAAGTCACTGACAAAGCGGTATACATTAGTGGTGAACGTAAATCTACTACTAAGACTGAAGAAAAAGGTGTCTTTAAGAGCGAATTTCATTACGGCAAGTTCCAACGAGTAATTCCTCTACCTACACGCATTCAAAATACTAATGTTAAAGCAGAATATAAAGATGGTATTTTGAATTTGCTACTACCCAAAGCCGAAGATGAAAAACACAAGGTTGTCAAAATTAATCTAGAATCTGTCGGTTAA